From Serinicoccus profundi, the proteins below share one genomic window:
- a CDS encoding response regulator transcription factor translates to MTASQTEPEATLLVVEDETNIRELLTTSLRFAGFAVHAAADGRAALQLSGEHDFDLAVLDIMLPDMDGFTVTRTLRERGLDLPIVFLTAKDSLDDKIKGLTVGGDDYVTKPFSLEEVVARIRAVLRRTRVADEDDDHALRVADLELDEDSHEVRRAGKVIEVSPTEFKLLRYLMLNPGRVLSKSQILDHVWDYDFRGEMNIVESYISYLRRKIDVVGEPLIHTKRGVGYVLREPR, encoded by the coding sequence ATGACCGCGAGCCAGACCGAGCCGGAGGCCACGCTCCTCGTCGTTGAGGACGAGACCAACATCCGCGAACTGCTGACCACGAGCCTGCGTTTCGCGGGCTTCGCCGTCCACGCCGCCGCGGACGGCCGCGCGGCCCTGCAGCTCTCCGGCGAGCACGACTTCGACCTCGCCGTGCTCGACATCATGCTCCCGGACATGGACGGCTTCACCGTCACCCGCACCCTTCGCGAGCGTGGCCTGGACCTGCCGATCGTCTTCCTCACCGCCAAGGACTCCCTCGACGACAAGATCAAGGGGCTCACCGTCGGCGGTGACGACTACGTCACCAAGCCGTTCAGCCTCGAGGAGGTCGTGGCCCGCATCCGCGCCGTGCTGCGCCGGACCCGGGTGGCCGACGAGGACGACGACCACGCCCTGCGGGTGGCCGACCTGGAGCTCGACGAGGACAGCCACGAGGTGCGCCGGGCCGGCAAGGTCATCGAGGTCTCCCCCACCGAGTTCAAGCTGCTGCGCTACCTCATGCTCAACCCCGGCCGGGTGCTGTCCAAGAGCCAGATCCTCGACCACGTGTGGGACTACGACTTCCGCGGCGAGATGAACATCGTCGAGTCCTACATCTCCTACCTGCGCCGCAAGATCGACGTCGTCGGCGAGCCGCTGATCCACACCAAGCGCGGCGTCGGCTACGTCCTGCGCGAGCCGCGCTGA
- a CDS encoding sensor histidine kinase yields the protein MLHHLRRAAYTKLHGLSLTRRLVTVLVLLVLAAYLLTTSVTITMLRGYLVDRVDTDLETYISPLAERVSAQLLEEATGQQDTSAELWLPPNSYYILVTPLDDEARPVSLTSRGMNDTPDLTRVALDDERLGETFTVGSAEGGGTWRVLALPLKGDGGLLSGTIAVALPLDEVDSTTRQLAFLTVVIGLTTMIVVGVLGWFAVRRAFRPLTRMEDTAAAIAQGDLTRRIPPPGARDEVGSLSESLNGMLARIEHSFAVREASEQRMRDFVADASHELRTPLATVKGYAELHRFGAMTQPEDVAGAMRRIEDEATRMTRLVEDLLTLTRWDSQPQMAPTKVDLTVLASDVVQDARVRAPDRSVRLVPLADALPGTAPVVVGEDGALRQVLTNLVANALAHTPAGTAVEVAVGRVDGTVVVEVRDHGTGLDPDTAGRVFERFYRADKSRSRASGGTGLGLAIVAAIVGRHRGSVRHSPTPGGGATFRVELPADPRPADS from the coding sequence GTGCTGCACCACCTGCGCCGCGCCGCCTACACCAAGCTCCACGGGCTGTCCCTGACCCGACGCCTGGTGACGGTGCTCGTGCTCCTCGTGCTCGCCGCCTACCTCCTCACCACCTCGGTGACGATCACCATGCTCCGCGGCTACCTCGTCGACCGGGTCGACACCGACCTGGAGACCTACATCTCCCCGCTGGCCGAGCGCGTCTCGGCCCAGCTCCTCGAGGAGGCGACCGGGCAGCAGGACACCAGCGCCGAGCTGTGGCTGCCGCCGAACTCCTACTACATCCTCGTCACGCCACTGGACGACGAGGCGCGGCCCGTCTCGCTCACCTCCCGCGGCATGAACGACACCCCGGACCTCACCCGGGTCGCGCTCGACGACGAGCGGCTCGGCGAGACCTTCACCGTCGGCAGCGCGGAGGGCGGCGGCACCTGGCGCGTGCTCGCGCTTCCGCTCAAGGGTGACGGCGGCCTGCTCTCCGGGACGATCGCCGTTGCGCTGCCGCTCGACGAGGTCGACAGCACCACCCGGCAGCTGGCCTTCCTCACCGTCGTCATCGGCCTGACGACGATGATCGTCGTGGGGGTGCTCGGGTGGTTCGCGGTGCGCCGCGCCTTCCGCCCGCTGACCCGGATGGAGGACACCGCCGCCGCGATCGCCCAGGGCGACCTCACCCGCCGCATCCCCCCGCCCGGCGCCCGGGACGAGGTGGGCTCGCTCTCGGAGTCGCTCAACGGGATGCTCGCCCGCATCGAGCACTCCTTCGCCGTCCGCGAGGCCTCCGAGCAGCGGATGCGCGACTTCGTGGCCGACGCCTCGCACGAGCTGCGCACCCCGCTCGCGACGGTCAAGGGGTATGCCGAGCTGCACCGTTTCGGGGCGATGACCCAGCCCGAGGACGTCGCCGGGGCGATGCGCCGGATCGAGGACGAGGCGACGCGGATGACGCGCCTGGTGGAGGACCTCCTGACGCTGACCCGCTGGGACTCCCAGCCTCAGATGGCCCCCACCAAGGTGGACCTGACCGTGCTGGCCTCCGACGTCGTCCAGGACGCGCGGGTCCGTGCCCCGGACCGGTCGGTGCGGCTCGTGCCGCTCGCCGATGCCCTCCCCGGGACCGCGCCGGTCGTCGTCGGGGAGGACGGTGCGCTGCGCCAGGTGCTCACCAACCTCGTGGCCAACGCCCTGGCCCACACCCCCGCCGGGACGGCCGTCGAGGTGGCCGTCGGCCGCGTGGACGGGACCGTCGTCGTCGAGGTCCGCGACCACGGCACCGGGCTCGACCCGGACACCGCCGGGCGCGTCTTCGAGCGGTTCTACCGCGCCGACAAGTCGCGCAGCCGGGCCTCCGGAGGCACCGGCCTCGGGCTCGCGATCGTGGCCGCGATCGTGGGCCGGCACCGCGGCTCGGTGCGCCACTCCCCCACCCCCGGCGGTGGGGCGACCTTCCGGGTCGAGCTGCCGGCCGACCCGCGTCCAGCGGATTCATAG